The Candidatus Limnocylindrales bacterium genome includes a window with the following:
- the rpsT gene encoding 30S ribosomal protein S20 → MANHPSALKRHRQSEKARIANRSVRAKLRTMIRQLREAVASGDKDAADGKLREAASQLHKAASKGVLHRRTADRQSGRLARSVAALKG, encoded by the coding sequence GTGGCCAATCATCCTTCTGCGCTCAAGCGCCATCGCCAGTCCGAGAAAGCCCGGATCGCCAACCGTTCGGTGCGCGCCAAGCTGCGCACGATGATTCGTCAGCTGCGCGAAGCCGTCGCCTCGGGCGACAAGGACGCGGCCGACGGCAAGCTTCGCGAAGCCGCCAGCCAGCTCCACAAGGCTGCGAGCAAAGGCGTCCTTCACCGCCGCACGGCGGATCGCCAGAGCGGCCGCCTGGCACGCAGCGTGGCTGCGCTCAAAGGCTGA
- a CDS encoding formyltetrahydrofolate deformylase yields the protein MPASNPAVVSVLGRDQKGVVARICTYLAQHSVNIEQIEQNVMEGLFIMSMLVDLKDLDVNLDTLILDLKGIGSEMQMEVTIRLHGERTQKRVALLVSKEAHCLEALIDAHANQELDAEFPVVLSNHPDLEPLAVAAGIPFRWAPSTDKPAHMEFLAKELASVRPDFVVLARYMQVLTPELTRAYASRIINIHPSLLPYYPGANAYKQAYEAGIRVCGCTAHIVTEELDKGPILLQDVFHIRVGEDSLETVKANGRALEAKVLTKAVQLCVRDEIVVMDGKVLFRPGRVN from the coding sequence ATGCCCGCATCCAATCCGGCAGTCGTTTCCGTCCTCGGGCGGGACCAGAAAGGCGTCGTCGCCAGGATCTGCACGTACCTGGCCCAGCACAGCGTCAACATCGAACAAATCGAGCAGAACGTGATGGAGGGCCTCTTCATCATGTCGATGCTCGTCGATCTCAAGGATCTTGATGTCAACCTCGACACGCTGATTCTCGACCTCAAGGGCATCGGGTCGGAGATGCAGATGGAGGTGACCATCCGCCTGCACGGCGAGCGGACGCAGAAACGTGTTGCGCTTCTCGTGTCGAAAGAAGCCCACTGCCTCGAAGCCCTCATCGACGCGCACGCGAACCAGGAGCTCGACGCCGAGTTCCCCGTCGTGCTGTCGAATCATCCGGACCTCGAACCGCTCGCCGTCGCCGCCGGCATTCCGTTTCGCTGGGCACCGTCGACCGACAAGCCGGCGCACATGGAATTCCTGGCGAAAGAGCTTGCGTCGGTCCGACCGGATTTCGTCGTGCTCGCGCGCTACATGCAGGTGCTGACGCCCGAGCTGACGCGCGCGTACGCCAGCCGCATCATCAACATCCATCCGTCGCTGCTGCCGTACTATCCGGGCGCGAACGCGTACAAGCAGGCCTATGAGGCTGGAATCCGCGTGTGCGGCTGCACCGCGCACATCGTGACCGAAGAGCTCGACAAGGGTCCGATCCTGCTGCAGGACGTCTTTCACATACGGGTCGGCGAAGACTCGCTCGAAACCGTCAAGGCCAACGGCCGCGCGCTCGAGGCCAAGGTGCTGACCAAGGCGGTTCAGCTTTGCGTGCGCGACGAGATCGTCGTGATGGACGGAAAAGTTCTGTTCCGTCCCGGGCGCGTCAACTAG
- a CDS encoding TIGR04283 family arsenosugar biosynthesis glycosyltransferase — MARSGFVRLSVIIPVRNEEACIARTLAAAGPELRDGDELIVADGRSTDRTADVAREHGARVLTCEPGRGRQMNEAAELASGDVLLFVHADTELPAGYRGDIEASLRGDDVCWGRFDITFDEGGRLLRLIAWLISTRSRIFRSATGDQAIFVRRSDFEAAGGYREQHLFEDVDLARRLRRRGRMAIPRGRAVTSSRRWRNRGVWATTARMWTLKTLYLCGVPAGRLGRFYPDER, encoded by the coding sequence GTGGCTCGGAGCGGTTTCGTGCGGCTGAGCGTCATCATTCCGGTTCGAAATGAAGAGGCGTGCATCGCCCGGACGCTCGCCGCCGCAGGGCCGGAGCTTCGCGACGGAGATGAGCTGATCGTCGCCGACGGCCGCAGTACGGACCGCACGGCCGACGTTGCAAGGGAACACGGAGCACGCGTGCTCACTTGTGAACCGGGTCGCGGACGGCAGATGAACGAAGCGGCCGAGCTTGCGAGCGGTGACGTGCTGCTGTTCGTCCATGCCGACACGGAGCTGCCCGCCGGCTATCGCGGCGACATCGAGGCGTCGCTGCGCGGCGACGACGTATGCTGGGGCCGTTTCGACATCACGTTCGATGAAGGCGGCCGGCTTCTTCGACTCATCGCATGGCTGATCTCGACGCGGTCGCGGATCTTTCGCAGCGCGACCGGCGATCAGGCGATTTTCGTTCGACGCAGCGACTTCGAAGCGGCCGGCGGGTACCGCGAACAGCATCTGTTCGAGGATGTGGACCTGGCGCGGCGGCTTCGCCGCCGCGGACGAATGGCAATTCCACGCGGACGGGCGGTGACGTCGTCGCGGCGGTGGCGAAACCGCGGCGTCTGGGCGACGACGGCAAGGATGTGGACGCTGAAGACGCTCTACCTGTGCGGCGTCCCCGCTGGACGTCTCGGCCGCTTTTATCCGGACGAACGCTGA
- the mazG gene encoding nucleoside triphosphate pyrophosphohydrolase — MTRRSFADLVAILHKLRSPGGCPWDAEQTHETLRPYLIEEAYEVLEALDAASDAELRDELGDLLLQVIFHSELAAERGAFSIDDVVENICAKLVRRHPHVFGDTTVSSASEVERNWAAIKKTERAERGHASSSAIDGVPRSLPGLIRAHRLGEKASAVGFDWAAAVDVRHKVEEELAEADAAFASGNPEMLAEEIGDLLFAIASWARLSGVHAEVALERALVKFQARFRALETSMQDQGRDLAACSPDELEAAWQQAKRLTSES; from the coding sequence GTGACCCGACGCTCTTTCGCCGACCTCGTCGCGATCCTTCACAAGCTGCGCTCCCCTGGTGGATGTCCGTGGGACGCCGAGCAGACGCATGAGACGCTGCGCCCTTATCTGATCGAGGAAGCCTACGAGGTGCTCGAGGCTCTCGATGCCGCGAGCGATGCCGAGCTCCGCGACGAGCTCGGTGATCTGCTCCTGCAGGTGATCTTCCACTCCGAGCTTGCCGCCGAGCGCGGCGCATTCTCGATCGACGATGTCGTCGAAAACATCTGCGCGAAACTCGTGCGCCGTCATCCGCACGTCTTTGGTGACACGACGGTGAGCTCGGCGAGCGAGGTCGAACGCAACTGGGCTGCGATCAAGAAGACCGAACGCGCCGAGCGCGGACATGCGTCGTCCTCGGCGATCGACGGCGTTCCGCGCTCGCTTCCCGGCCTCATCCGCGCGCACCGGCTCGGCGAGAAAGCATCTGCCGTCGGATTCGACTGGGCCGCCGCCGTCGACGTGCGTCACAAAGTGGAAGAAGAGCTCGCCGAAGCCGACGCGGCGTTCGCTTCGGGGAATCCGGAGATGCTGGCCGAAGAGATCGGTGACCTGCTGTTCGCGATTGCGAGCTGGGCGCGGCTTTCCGGCGTGCACGCCGAGGTCGCACTCGAGCGCGCGCTCGTCAAGTTCCAGGCGCGTTTCCGCGCGCTCGAGACTTCGATGCAGGACCAGGGCCGCGACCTTGCCGCGTGCTCGCCGGACGAGCTCGAAGCGGCCTGGCAGCAGGCCAAGCGCCTTACCAGCGAGTCATGA
- the purN gene encoding phosphoribosylglycinamide formyltransferase, whose amino-acid sequence MELLSIGILASGSGTNFDSIAAAVASGEIPARIAVLVCNRPAAPVIAKAKARGIPVRVVEHRAYATRELFDTDVASTLETAGVGLVVMAGFDRLITGALLGRFPQRIVNIHPALLPAFRGSNAQAQAAEHGVTIAGATVHFVDEDVDHGPIILQGAVPVVPGEDAETIRQRILALEHRIYPEALRLIAEGRVTIDGRFVRVRGRAAVGTECFVSPPIGAQRSSG is encoded by the coding sequence ATGGAGCTGCTCTCGATCGGCATCCTGGCCTCTGGCAGCGGAACCAACTTCGATTCGATCGCTGCCGCCGTCGCTTCCGGCGAGATTCCGGCGCGCATCGCGGTGCTCGTCTGCAACCGCCCTGCCGCTCCGGTGATCGCCAAAGCCAAAGCCAGAGGTATTCCGGTCCGCGTCGTCGAACATCGCGCGTATGCCACGCGAGAGTTGTTCGACACGGACGTTGCCAGTACGCTCGAAACGGCAGGCGTCGGACTGGTCGTGATGGCCGGATTCGACCGCCTGATCACCGGGGCGCTGCTCGGTCGCTTTCCGCAGCGCATCGTCAACATTCACCCGGCGCTGCTGCCGGCATTTCGCGGCTCGAACGCGCAGGCCCAGGCGGCCGAGCATGGCGTGACGATCGCCGGGGCCACCGTCCACTTCGTCGACGAGGACGTCGATCACGGACCGATCATCCTGCAGGGCGCCGTGCCGGTCGTTCCCGGGGAAGATGCGGAGACGATCCGGCAGCGGATCCTTGCGCTCGAGCACCGGATCTATCCGGAAGCCCTGCGCCTGATTGCGGAGGGGCGGGTCACGATCGACGGGCGCTTCGTGCGCGTGCGCGGACGCGCAGCCGTCGGCACGGAGTGTTTCGTGAGCCCGCCGATCGGCGCTCAGCGTTCGTCCGGATAA
- a CDS encoding alpha/beta hydrolase: MRIAVDDVEIEVDCQGEAVSGPAVVLVHGLGGSRRTWSALMPLLARHVKVVAPDLRGCGDSSRGSAAYTLARAADDVARVAEAVGLERYVAVGHSLGGVLVEELLTRQIPAIAGAVLISTSSRLSEKATQNWRRIADSVEANGISPSPAARARGFTEEFAREHADVLDFHAAIAARTDRRVYAEQARAASSYDYTDALARVTCPVLILQGLADQMTPPGGSVLLQRAMPSVARLEMIEGGDHNLPLERPELVAEKILGFARDVFAEPR; encoded by the coding sequence ATGCGAATCGCCGTCGATGATGTGGAGATCGAAGTGGATTGCCAAGGCGAAGCCGTTTCCGGCCCGGCGGTCGTGCTCGTGCACGGGCTCGGCGGATCGCGCAGGACGTGGTCCGCACTGATGCCGCTCCTTGCCCGGCACGTGAAGGTCGTCGCCCCCGATCTTCGCGGCTGTGGCGATTCTTCACGGGGATCCGCCGCGTACACCCTCGCCCGCGCAGCTGACGACGTTGCGCGCGTGGCCGAAGCCGTCGGGCTCGAGCGCTATGTCGCGGTCGGACATTCTCTCGGCGGCGTGCTCGTCGAAGAGCTGCTCACCCGGCAGATACCGGCGATCGCGGGCGCCGTGCTGATCTCGACCTCGAGCCGCCTGAGCGAAAAAGCCACTCAGAACTGGCGGCGCATCGCCGACAGCGTCGAGGCCAACGGCATCTCGCCGTCGCCTGCCGCACGTGCACGCGGCTTTACCGAAGAGTTCGCCCGAGAGCATGCGGATGTGCTCGACTTTCATGCGGCGATCGCCGCACGCACGGACCGGCGCGTCTATGCGGAGCAGGCGCGCGCGGCGAGCAGCTATGACTACACCGACGCCCTTGCGCGCGTGACGTGTCCGGTGCTCATCCTGCAGGGCCTGGCCGACCAGATGACGCCTCCCGGCGGATCCGTGCTGCTGCAACGCGCGATGCCGTCGGTCGCCCGCCTCGAGATGATCGAAGGCGGCGATCACAACCTGCCGCTCGAACGTCCCGAGCTGGTTGCAGAAAAGATTCTCGGATTCGCACGGGACGTTTTCGCCGAGCCCCGCTAA
- the murJ gene encoding murein biosynthesis integral membrane protein MurJ → MPSINGEGDGQAAKGVPGRHALPLADERASVSRAAHVLAVMTAISRVAGLFRDAAIGAVFGTGAGADAFFVAFRIPNLMRRLVAEGATSAAFVPVLTERLASGGESSALKAAGAVGGAAFVVLAVLTVAGMAFSGVLTSLFAPGFSRDAAKQALTVSLTCWTFPYLLLVGLAAWAMGVHHTFRRFALPAIGPVMMNVAIIAFALLVAPRLETPSWALVAGVVVGGAAQLAVQVPSLWRLGLRPSMFANFSDAAVRRCGRLVAAAVVGGSVYQLSVLVATMFASLLPPGTVSYLWYADRVFEFPLGIVAVAVGTAALPSLSSQAAARHLDGMAETVIHAMGLTIAFCLPAAVGLVLLSDDITALLFERGSFAAHDTAMTAWALRASVPGLLGVGLVRVLSAAFFAIENTRVPVLSGILSLFLGAVLSIALMGPVDPGMAWWGAGALSALSHTLGVADYRHAGLSLATGLSSTANAVVLLVLLRKALPGLRLGMLARPVLRHAVAATVMAAFLMGWKALAASWSFEGALAVRVAGGIAGGSAIYLAVAALLGSAEILELLAAVRRAAEPPPVAS, encoded by the coding sequence ATGCCCAGTATCAACGGAGAAGGGGACGGTCAAGCCGCGAAGGGCGTGCCCGGCCGGCACGCTCTGCCGCTCGCCGACGAGCGCGCCAGCGTCTCGCGCGCCGCGCACGTGCTCGCCGTGATGACCGCAATCTCGCGGGTTGCCGGGCTTTTCCGCGACGCGGCCATCGGCGCGGTGTTCGGAACCGGCGCCGGTGCGGACGCGTTCTTCGTGGCCTTCCGCATTCCGAATCTGATGCGACGCCTGGTTGCGGAAGGCGCGACATCGGCCGCGTTCGTGCCGGTGCTCACCGAGCGTCTCGCAAGCGGCGGCGAATCATCGGCGCTGAAGGCGGCCGGAGCCGTCGGCGGCGCGGCATTCGTGGTGCTGGCGGTTCTGACCGTCGCCGGGATGGCATTCTCGGGCGTGCTGACGTCGCTGTTCGCGCCCGGCTTCTCGCGCGACGCGGCGAAGCAGGCGCTCACTGTCTCGCTGACCTGCTGGACGTTTCCGTATCTGCTGCTGGTCGGTCTGGCGGCGTGGGCAATGGGAGTCCATCACACGTTCCGCCGCTTCGCGCTGCCCGCGATCGGCCCGGTGATGATGAACGTCGCCATCATCGCGTTCGCGCTGCTTGTGGCGCCGCGCCTGGAGACGCCGTCGTGGGCGCTCGTGGCAGGCGTAGTCGTCGGCGGCGCTGCACAGCTCGCCGTCCAGGTTCCGTCGCTGTGGCGGCTCGGGCTTCGGCCGTCGATGTTTGCGAATTTCTCGGACGCGGCCGTCCGGCGCTGCGGCCGGCTCGTCGCCGCCGCGGTCGTCGGCGGTTCTGTCTACCAGCTCAGCGTGCTGGTCGCGACGATGTTCGCATCGCTGCTTCCGCCGGGCACCGTCTCGTACCTGTGGTACGCGGACCGGGTCTTCGAGTTTCCGCTCGGCATCGTCGCGGTCGCGGTTGGAACGGCGGCGCTTCCGAGCCTCTCTTCGCAGGCCGCCGCGCGCCACCTCGACGGAATGGCCGAAACCGTGATCCATGCGATGGGGCTGACGATCGCGTTCTGTCTGCCCGCAGCAGTCGGTCTCGTGCTGCTGTCCGACGACATCACCGCGCTGCTTTTCGAGCGCGGAAGCTTTGCCGCCCACGACACGGCAATGACGGCGTGGGCGCTGCGTGCGAGCGTGCCGGGACTTCTCGGCGTGGGACTCGTGCGCGTGCTGTCGGCGGCGTTCTTCGCGATCGAGAACACGCGTGTTCCGGTGCTCTCGGGGATCCTGTCGTTGTTCCTCGGAGCGGTCCTGTCGATTGCGCTCATGGGGCCGGTCGACCCGGGTATGGCGTGGTGGGGCGCCGGCGCACTGTCTGCGCTCAGCCATACGCTTGGGGTCGCCGACTACCGGCACGCCGGTCTTTCTCTCGCGACCGGGCTGTCATCGACGGCCAACGCCGTCGTGCTGCTCGTCCTGCTGCGCAAGGCCCTTCCCGGGCTGCGCCTCGGGATGCTCGCCCGGCCGGTGCTGCGCCACGCTGTTGCAGCGACGGTGATGGCGGCCTTTCTCATGGGATGGAAGGCTCTGGCGGCATCCTGGAGCTTCGAGGGTGCACTTGCGGTGCGGGTGGCGGGCGGAATCGCCGGGGGCTCGGCCATCTACCTTGCGGTGGCGGCGCTGCTCGGGAGCGCAGAGATCCTCGAGCTGCTGGCGGCGGTGCGGCGAGCGGCCGAGCCGCCGCCGGTCGCGTCATGA
- a CDS encoding SDR family oxidoreductase translates to MGLLDGKVAIVTGAGRGIGRAVAELMSENGASIVVNDLDEKVARESVDAIRAHGGKAEVCAGSVTDAALAGRLVETAIGAFGTFDIIVNNAGYTHDGMIHKMSDEQWQAMLDCHLTAPFRILREAGRHWREWAKAESASGTPKPRKVVNVSSTSGVAGNAGQVNYAAGKMGIVGVTKTLAKEWGRLGVCVNAVAYGFIETRLTAAKDRSTKTTVDGNEIEIGIPEQMREAAIARIPLGRPGSPREAAGPVLFLASPLADYVTGHVVLVTGGSYM, encoded by the coding sequence ATGGGATTGCTTGACGGAAAGGTGGCGATCGTAACCGGCGCCGGCCGCGGCATTGGCCGTGCGGTTGCGGAGCTGATGTCCGAGAACGGCGCATCGATCGTCGTCAACGATCTCGACGAGAAGGTCGCCCGCGAATCGGTCGATGCGATCCGCGCACACGGAGGCAAGGCCGAGGTCTGCGCGGGCTCGGTAACCGACGCCGCGCTCGCCGGCCGCCTCGTCGAAACGGCCATCGGCGCGTTCGGCACGTTCGACATCATCGTGAACAACGCCGGGTACACGCACGACGGCATGATCCACAAGATGTCGGACGAGCAGTGGCAGGCCATGCTCGACTGCCACCTCACGGCGCCGTTTCGGATCCTGCGCGAAGCGGGACGACACTGGCGGGAATGGGCCAAGGCGGAGAGCGCGAGCGGTACGCCGAAGCCGCGCAAGGTGGTCAATGTGTCTTCGACGAGCGGAGTTGCCGGCAATGCGGGACAGGTCAATTACGCCGCTGGAAAGATGGGGATCGTCGGTGTCACCAAGACACTTGCGAAGGAGTGGGGCCGGCTCGGCGTATGCGTCAACGCCGTGGCCTATGGGTTCATTGAAACCCGGCTGACGGCCGCAAAGGACCGGTCGACGAAGACCACGGTCGACGGCAACGAGATCGAGATCGGCATTCCCGAGCAGATGCGCGAAGCGGCCATTGCGCGCATTCCGCTCGGACGCCCGGGATCGCCGCGCGAAGCGGCGGGGCCGGTGCTGTTCCTCGCGTCACCGCTGGCGGATTACGTGACGGGTCACGTCGTGCTCGTGACCGGCGGCTCGTACATGTAG
- a CDS encoding class I SAM-dependent methyltransferase — MSSEDRKRWEGRHLGASKLTPRESVRALPRAPRADAIALDLACGQGRHVAPLCEAGYHVVAMDISMTALAHARASLPSGSTARTLALQADIDAWPFAAAVFDLIVQVDFLERRIFPSLRDGLRPGGLLLIDTFLDQGTRNAEGPSCTEYLLAESELPHAFADFELLRYDEMRGATARGVFLARKP, encoded by the coding sequence ATGTCGAGCGAGGACAGAAAGCGCTGGGAGGGGCGCCATCTCGGTGCGAGCAAGCTGACGCCGCGCGAGTCGGTGCGTGCGTTGCCGCGCGCACCGCGCGCCGATGCGATCGCGCTCGACCTCGCGTGCGGACAGGGTCGACACGTCGCACCGCTTTGCGAAGCAGGCTATCACGTGGTCGCGATGGACATCTCGATGACGGCCCTCGCGCACGCCCGTGCGTCGCTTCCGTCCGGGAGCACGGCGCGCACACTCGCACTGCAGGCCGACATCGATGCATGGCCGTTCGCGGCGGCCGTATTCGATCTGATCGTCCAGGTCGATTTTCTCGAGCGCCGGATCTTTCCGAGTCTCCGTGATGGTCTGCGACCCGGCGGCCTTCTCCTGATCGATACGTTCCTTGACCAGGGAACCAGGAATGCCGAGGGACCGTCGTGCACGGAATATCTGCTCGCGGAGTCGGAGCTTCCGCACGCGTTCGCCGACTTCGAGCTGCTTCGTTACGACGAGATGCGCGGCGCGACCGCGCGCGGAGTCTTTCTCGCCCGCAAGCCGTGA
- a CDS encoding phosphoribosyltransferase family protein, producing the protein MNGLAVLRRYLRLPAGRCPSCGAFFGSPLCRECISASGIDDRPFRTRVAFHELQFVGAYWSRQPGAAVSLSPLGRALRGFKDRGDRYAGRCLGALFAMRLAGTIDPAEVIVPIPSDVRRLRARGLSPAAWLADALSRSSRARLSQQSLVRTRDRPAQRTLGGAARRANAEGAFGLGPDGVRGYSVVLVDDVITTGATLRAAATALWIGGADRVRCAVLACADEEILNRCRARTESAGRGAISVRAS; encoded by the coding sequence GTGAACGGGCTCGCCGTGCTGCGCCGCTACCTGAGGCTTCCTGCCGGCCGATGTCCGTCGTGTGGCGCGTTCTTCGGATCGCCGCTGTGCCGCGAATGTATCTCCGCCAGCGGCATCGATGACCGGCCGTTTCGCACCCGTGTCGCTTTCCACGAGCTGCAGTTCGTCGGCGCGTACTGGTCGCGGCAGCCCGGCGCCGCTGTCTCACTGTCGCCGCTCGGCCGTGCGCTGCGCGGGTTCAAGGATCGTGGAGACCGTTACGCGGGTCGCTGCCTCGGCGCGCTTTTCGCGATGCGCCTTGCGGGCACCATCGATCCGGCCGAGGTGATCGTCCCGATCCCGTCGGACGTCCGGCGCCTTCGCGCACGCGGCCTCAGCCCCGCGGCGTGGCTCGCCGATGCGCTGTCGCGCAGCAGTCGCGCGCGTCTCTCACAGCAAAGTCTCGTGCGCACGCGCGATCGCCCCGCGCAGCGGACGCTCGGCGGTGCAGCCCGTCGCGCCAATGCCGAGGGCGCGTTCGGGCTTGGCCCCGACGGTGTCCGCGGCTATTCGGTGGTGCTCGTCGACGATGTCATAACGACCGGCGCGACGCTGCGCGCCGCAGCAACTGCGCTCTGGATCGGCGGCGCGGACCGGGTGCGATGCGCCGTGCTCGCCTGTGCCGATGAGGAAATCCTGAACCGATGTCGAGCGAGGACAGAAAGCGCTGGGAGGGGCGCCATCTCGGTGCGAGCAAGCTGA
- the purM gene encoding phosphoribosylformylglycinamidine cyclo-ligase encodes MSRRALTYRSAGVDIDRADRLVESIARLAARTRIPGVLSGVGPFAASFAVPKGMREPVMVSSTDGVGTKLSVAQLTGKHDTIGIDLVAMNCNDLITTGARPLFFLDYFAVGSLKGIDGEAIVRGIAEGCRQAGMALVGGETAELPGFYKPGEYDLAGFCVGIAERKKLIDGSRVRPGDVVVGLESTGLHSNGYSLARRALGATTRKALTRRVPELGATLGDALLTPTAIYVKAILALIAKVDVHAMAHITGGGLAGNLVRVLPKSARAVIDRRALPVLPIFELVRERGRISREEMDRTFNCGTGYVVIVRADAADSTVRFLRRRGVPARPIGTIEKGPRRVVYRQG; translated from the coding sequence GTGTCCCGGCGTGCGCTCACCTATCGAAGCGCGGGCGTCGACATCGATCGAGCCGATCGACTTGTCGAAAGCATCGCGCGTCTGGCCGCAAGGACCCGAATCCCCGGAGTTTTGAGCGGCGTCGGACCGTTCGCCGCATCGTTCGCCGTCCCGAAGGGAATGCGCGAGCCGGTCATGGTTTCGTCGACCGACGGCGTCGGCACCAAGCTCTCGGTGGCCCAGCTCACCGGAAAGCACGACACCATCGGCATCGATCTGGTTGCGATGAATTGCAACGACCTGATTACGACCGGCGCCCGGCCGCTCTTCTTCCTGGATTACTTCGCAGTCGGCTCGCTCAAGGGAATCGACGGCGAAGCCATCGTACGCGGCATCGCGGAAGGCTGCCGGCAGGCCGGCATGGCGCTGGTCGGCGGCGAGACCGCCGAGCTGCCCGGCTTCTACAAGCCCGGCGAGTATGACCTCGCCGGATTCTGCGTCGGCATCGCCGAGCGCAAAAAGCTCATCGACGGAAGCCGCGTGCGGCCCGGCGACGTCGTTGTCGGCCTCGAGTCCACCGGACTGCACAGCAACGGCTACAGCCTTGCGCGCCGTGCGCTCGGAGCCACCACGCGCAAGGCGCTCACGCGCCGCGTTCCGGAGCTCGGCGCCACGCTGGGGGACGCGCTCCTCACGCCCACGGCAATCTACGTCAAGGCAATCCTCGCGCTGATCGCGAAGGTCGACGTACATGCGATGGCCCACATCACCGGCGGCGGGCTGGCCGGCAATCTCGTGCGCGTGCTTCCGAAGTCTGCCCGCGCCGTGATCGACCGGCGCGCGCTGCCCGTGCTCCCGATCTTCGAGCTGGTTCGCGAACGCGGCCGCATCAGTCGCGAAGAGATGGATCGAACGTTCAACTGCGGCACCGGATACGTCGTCATTGTGCGGGCGGACGCGGCCGACAGCACGGTCCGTTTCCTGCGACGCCGCGGCGTACCGGCACGGCCGATCGGGACGATCGAAAAAGGCCCGCGCCGCGTCGTCTACCGGCAAGGCTGA
- the lptE gene encoding LPS assembly lipoprotein LptE — MRARAIASAVALLFTAAGCGYSFVRSVAVPADVRTVLVRVQLPERSDPLIADALAREMRRVLRWNGRFRPVESGKADAELVLHVTTDRIRAVAFDEFDQVLDYQATIAVNAQLRRTGDAVLWSAEHVAATRGQAAVQGAIVTSSSSFQGGDIVSREDLGKFDGVQLGEERKIAARDAVLRDLAETVYSRMTEGF, encoded by the coding sequence GGCGCTGCTCTTCACCGCGGCCGGCTGCGGCTATAGCTTCGTGCGTTCGGTGGCGGTTCCTGCCGACGTTCGAACGGTGCTCGTGCGTGTGCAGCTGCCCGAGCGAAGCGATCCGCTGATCGCCGATGCGCTCGCGCGCGAGATGCGCAGGGTGCTGCGATGGAACGGCCGCTTCCGGCCTGTGGAAAGCGGCAAGGCCGACGCGGAGCTCGTGCTGCACGTGACCACGGACCGCATCCGCGCGGTCGCGTTCGATGAGTTCGACCAGGTCCTGGACTACCAGGCGACGATTGCGGTCAATGCGCAGCTGCGGCGCACGGGCGATGCAGTGCTGTGGTCCGCGGAGCACGTCGCGGCTACCCGGGGCCAGGCCGCGGTGCAGGGCGCAATCGTGACGTCGAGCTCGTCGTTCCAGGGCGGTGACATCGTCTCGCGCGAGGACCTCGGAAAATTCGACGGCGTGCAGCTCGGCGAAGAACGCAAGATCGCCGCACGCGACGCGGTGCTGCGCGACCTGGCCGAGACGGTCTATTCGCGCATGACCGAAGGGTTCTGA
- a CDS encoding ACT domain-containing protein: MSQKRWFAMAAIGRDRPGIVADLSECVYACGCNLEDASMTMLGSEFATLMLVSGSGADLQDRLYEATKRLEWERRLTVFLRPVDGPGVVGTGGDYSLSAVGVDKAGIVAGVSRVLADHAVLITDLRGEAKPVAESGTPLYTLQIRMRVPESCAPAALQADLERAGAALGIEISTAPLASVAS, translated from the coding sequence ATGTCGCAGAAGAGATGGTTTGCCATGGCGGCGATCGGCCGCGACAGGCCGGGAATCGTCGCCGATCTTTCCGAATGCGTTTACGCGTGCGGCTGCAATCTCGAAGACGCGAGCATGACGATGCTCGGAAGCGAGTTCGCAACGTTGATGCTGGTCAGCGGAAGCGGGGCCGACCTTCAGGACCGGCTTTACGAAGCGACCAAACGGCTCGAATGGGAACGGCGCCTGACGGTTTTCCTGCGACCCGTCGACGGCCCCGGTGTCGTCGGGACAGGCGGGGATTACAGCCTTTCGGCCGTCGGCGTCGACAAGGCGGGCATCGTTGCGGGAGTTTCGCGCGTGCTCGCCGATCATGCGGTGCTGATCACCGATCTTCGCGGCGAAGCCAAACCCGTCGCCGAGAGCGGAACGCCACTTTACACGCTGCAGATCCGCATGCGTGTTCCGGAATCTTGCGCGCCGGCGGCGCTTCAGGCCGACCTCGAACGGGCCGGAGCAGCCCTCGGCATCGAGATCAGCACAGCCCCACTCGCCTCCGTCGCGTCCTAG